From one Planctomycetota bacterium genomic stretch:
- a CDS encoding DUF1858 domain-containing protein translates to MGEPVRFDAGTNIREALERGERVLAVFRRLGLKCVDRRQELCVAADVETLADAARYHGIPLETLLAELNRDA, encoded by the coding sequence ATGGGAGAGCCCGTCCGCTTCGACGCGGGGACCAACATCCGCGAAGCTCTGGAGCGCGGCGAGCGTGTGCTGGCCGTCTTTCGCCGCCTGGGGCTCAAGTGCGTCGATCGGAGACAGGAGCTGTGCGTGGCGGCGGACGTGGAGACGCTGGCGGACGCGGCGCGCTACCACGGAATTCCGCTCGAGACGCTCCTGGCGGAACTCAACCGTGACGCCTGA